From a single Campylobacter concisus genomic region:
- a CDS encoding C4-dicarboxylate ABC transporter: protein MLKLRKINDNPIVTLDPYEYEGFRFSNSNVDSLSLSKNILKRDFFISYIEYKDIITATINISRTIDDEDIENNISIKIYEELSLDPAIDYKIVYFESNVEKEDRIFNVFIATNETINKIFKNISKRVPFIDYVVVEPLLYSAIYKKGLLPSTQSDCFLTFRADEAFISIYVNGEYLTSRGLRYTLNYLKDKFIEQSGERVSLESFLDILKTRGLLDSNEEGFSYDLNTVFEDYIFYVNDTINVVNRIYSINIKNIYIDCDYKIERFEKFINTKLGTNATKLNTSTVINSKNLAISERYNMMALYANFYKKEAFNADFNFSNLLRPDPFTKRKSGKFILTCAAAFCLSMSYPFYNYIAGSILEADSQRLSDELDVLNAQAAQIRNTLEILKKEQNDIKGLTDKEEEKLNFRKGLLQEIENKKDHYVMKGLNLFEITDMINNNSVFITNIKNNDKNLTVTVVSDNEKRITQLIKDISKMPKYSVNTKKIKEDKQNNEYESNISIEIRQ, encoded by the coding sequence ATGTTAAAGCTTAGAAAAATTAACGATAATCCAATCGTTACGCTAGATCCTTATGAATATGAAGGTTTTAGATTTTCTAATAGCAATGTCGATTCGCTAAGTCTCTCAAAGAATATTTTAAAGCGAGACTTCTTTATATCTTACATCGAGTACAAAGATATAATAACAGCTACCATAAACATCTCAAGAACAATAGATGATGAGGATATTGAAAATAATATCTCGATCAAAATTTACGAAGAGCTCTCTCTTGATCCTGCGATTGACTATAAAATAGTTTATTTTGAAAGCAATGTTGAAAAAGAAGATAGAATTTTTAATGTTTTTATTGCTACAAATGAAACGATAAATAAAATTTTTAAAAATATTTCTAAAAGAGTACCTTTTATAGATTATGTCGTTGTAGAGCCGCTTTTATATAGTGCTATATATAAAAAAGGCTTACTTCCTAGCACTCAGAGTGATTGTTTTTTGACATTTAGGGCCGATGAAGCATTTATAAGCATTTATGTAAATGGGGAATACCTTACATCAAGAGGTTTAAGATACACACTAAATTATCTAAAAGATAAATTTATAGAGCAAAGTGGCGAAAGAGTAAGCCTAGAAAGCTTTTTAGATATCCTAAAGACAAGAGGACTTTTAGATAGCAATGAAGAAGGCTTTAGCTACGATCTAAATACTGTTTTTGAGGACTACATATTTTACGTAAATGACACGATAAATGTTGTCAATAGAATCTATAGCATAAATATAAAAAATATCTATATTGACTGTGACTATAAAATAGAGCGTTTTGAAAAATTTATCAATACAAAGCTCGGCACAAATGCTACGAAATTAAATACAAGCACTGTAATAAATTCTAAAAATTTAGCCATTAGCGAACGATATAACATGATGGCTTTATATGCAAATTTTTACAAAAAAGAGGCCTTTAATGCCGATTTTAACTTCTCAAATTTACTTAGGCCTGATCCGTTCACAAAGAGAAAAAGCGGTAAATTTATACTGACATGTGCCGCTGCTTTTTGCCTAAGCATGTCCTATCCATTTTATAATTATATAGCTGGCAGTATTTTAGAGGCAGATTCGCAAAGACTAAGCGATGAGCTTGATGTTCTTAATGCACAAGCAGCACAAATAAGAAATACTCTTGAAATACTAAAAAAAGAGCAAAACGATATAAAAGGATTAACTGATAAAGAGGAAGAGAAGTTAAATTTTAGAAAAGGATTGCTTCAAGAAATTGAAAACAAAAAAGATCACTACGTAATGAAAGGTTTAAATCTTTTTGAAATTACAGATATGATAAACAATAATAGCGTTTTTATAACAAATATTAAAAATAACGATAAAAATTTAACAGTAACCGTTGTTAGCGATAATGAAAAAAGGATTACGCAGCTAATAAAAGATATTAGCAAGATGCCTAAATATTCAGTAAATACAAAAAAAATTAAAGAAGATAAACAAAATAACGAGTATGAAAGTAATATAAGTATAGAGATTAGACAATGA
- a CDS encoding pilus assembly protein PilO, which translates to MRQDVLSKIDKYFDAKKQSETNIIFLGSALIIIYIVYMLCFDPSQDFYDERLNAHTKISNDLSRTRDYLRSTSSPSGDKNFKINEETKILETLKGKYSSVLKFNAHFDSKLKELSFLLFNDQNWANFLDNIVSLAKQNNIKILELKSDIKEPNFQKIEQILNIDLTFLGGFKDMLSYINGLEESKLVVDLHKMDVNSTQKELGAKISISVWGMKY; encoded by the coding sequence ATGAGACAAGACGTTTTAAGTAAAATAGATAAGTATTTTGACGCAAAAAAACAAAGTGAAACAAATATAATTTTTTTGGGTTCAGCTTTAATTATTATTTATATTGTTTATATGCTTTGCTTTGATCCGTCGCAAGATTTTTATGATGAAAGACTTAATGCGCATACTAAAATTAGCAATGATCTTTCAAGAACAAGAGATTATTTAAGATCGACTAGCTCACCTAGTGGGGATAAAAATTTTAAAATAAATGAAGAGACCAAAATACTTGAAACGCTTAAAGGCAAATATTCTAGCGTTTTAAAATTTAATGCCCATTTTGACTCAAAGCTAAAAGAACTATCATTTTTATTATTTAACGATCAAAATTGGGCAAATTTTTTAGACAACATCGTATCTTTAGCGAAGCAAAATAATATAAAAATTTTAGAGTTAAAAAGTGATATAAAAGAGCCAAATTTCCAAAAGATTGAGCAAATTTTAAATATTGACTTGACATTTTTGGGAGGTTTTAAAGATATGCTTTCATATATAAATGGCCTTGAAGAATCAAAGCTAGTAGTGGATCTTCATAAAATGGATGTAAATTCTACCCAAAAAGAGCTTGGCGCTAAGATCTCAATATCTGTTTGGGGGATGAAATACTAA
- the era gene encoding GTPase Era, translating into MKSGFVSIIGRTNAGKSSFLNALLNEKIAIVSHKQNATRRKINGIVMNGEDQIIFTDTPGLHESNKVINQLLISQAIKSMGDCDLIVFLAPIHDDTEDYEKFLALNPEKPHILVLTKVDESSNAKVLEKITKYQKFQDKFAALLTFSTKQPTYKKPLLDEICKLLPEHEYFYDPEFLTPTNEKEIFREFILEAIYENLSDEIPYLSDAIIKSVKEKPGITEIFASIITEREIHKSMIIGKNGETIKRIGIFARKLIQNLTGSKVFLKLDVIVKKGWSKEEKSLNKIIGY; encoded by the coding sequence TTGAAATCAGGCTTTGTTAGCATCATAGGACGCACAAATGCTGGCAAAAGCTCGTTTTTAAATGCTTTGTTAAACGAAAAGATCGCCATTGTTTCGCATAAACAAAACGCAACTCGCAGAAAGATAAATGGCATCGTTATGAATGGTGAAGATCAAATCATCTTCACCGACACGCCAGGACTTCATGAAAGCAACAAGGTGATAAATCAACTGCTAATTAGCCAAGCGATAAAATCGATGGGAGATTGCGATCTCATCGTATTTTTAGCGCCCATCCATGATGATACAGAAGACTATGAGAAATTTCTGGCACTAAATCCTGAAAAACCACACATCTTAGTACTAACAAAAGTCGATGAGAGCTCAAATGCAAAGGTACTTGAAAAGATCACTAAGTATCAAAAATTTCAAGATAAATTTGCAGCCTTACTTACTTTTAGCACCAAGCAGCCTACCTATAAAAAGCCGCTTCTTGATGAAATTTGCAAGCTTTTGCCAGAGCATGAGTACTTTTACGATCCAGAATTTCTTACTCCGACAAATGAGAAGGAAATTTTTAGAGAATTTATACTTGAAGCGATCTATGAAAATTTAAGCGATGAGATCCCATATCTTAGCGATGCGATCATAAAAAGCGTAAAAGAAAAACCTGGCATTACTGAAATTTTTGCAAGTATCATCACTGAGCGTGAAATCCATAAAAGTATGATCATCGGAAAAAATGGTGAAACGATAAAACGAATAGGAATTTTTGCAAGAAAGTTAATACAAAATTTAACCGGATCAAAGGTCTTTTTGAAACTCGATGTAATCGTTAAAAAAGGCTGGAGTAAAGAAGAAAAGAGCCTTAATAAAATAATTGGATATTGA
- the mshL gene encoding pilus (MSHA type) biogenesis protein MshL gives MLRLKLNKILIIGALFCLNMNYASANESSCLSKNFNMKISDDVALVDVLNQLSEMCNFSIVAKDTYSKTELKDKVFGVNIRNMSLSEVFDLLLSEKNLSYEFSNNVLKISSLKTQIFKLDYITSIREGTAVTQASVDATPSEISSGSSSSDNSQDDSSQGSSNLIKTTERFDFWEKLDAELKAILNNSSEHITAPDPIINQNAGLITVTATPSQLKRVEKYIDEMQKRLKKQVIIDVSIISVELNNEYKQGVDWSKFELGFNTYIGNSRNNPSSSATWTNKGNSLSDGFGRTLNIAANLNFSLDGMINFLETNGKTKVISSPKVTTLNNQQALISVGDNINYRVQQKTDNGNSNSDRLTTTYKQYSVFIGILLNLLPEVSDNNKIMLRINPSLSNFKYAEDDTRQNALREIAPDTVQKKLSTVVQVDSGDTIILGGLIGQTKGKNNTSVPLLSDIPLIGGVFKSTRDNIKTTELIFVITPHVVDFDKKKPLNQSLKDLGFSKTIYE, from the coding sequence ATGTTGAGATTAAAATTAAATAAAATATTAATAATAGGTGCACTATTTTGCTTAAATATGAACTATGCTAGTGCTAATGAGAGTAGTTGTTTAAGCAAGAATTTTAATATGAAAATTTCAGATGATGTTGCACTAGTAGATGTGTTAAATCAGCTTTCAGAGATGTGTAACTTTAGTATTGTTGCAAAGGACACTTATAGCAAAACGGAGCTAAAAGATAAAGTTTTTGGCGTTAATATCAGAAATATGAGTCTTAGCGAAGTTTTTGACCTACTTTTAAGTGAGAAAAATTTAAGCTACGAGTTTTCAAATAATGTATTAAAAATTTCATCTTTAAAAACTCAAATTTTTAAACTAGATTATATAACTTCTATTAGAGAAGGAACTGCTGTCACCCAAGCTTCAGTGGATGCTACTCCATCTGAAATTTCTAGTGGTTCAAGTAGTAGCGATAATTCCCAAGATGATAGTTCTCAAGGCTCAAGCAACCTTATAAAAACTACTGAAAGGTTTGACTTTTGGGAAAAACTAGATGCTGAGCTTAAAGCTATTTTAAATAATAGTAGCGAACATATCACAGCGCCTGATCCTATCATAAATCAAAACGCAGGCCTTATCACTGTTACGGCCACTCCTTCTCAACTTAAGCGAGTCGAAAAATATATAGATGAAATGCAAAAAAGACTAAAAAAACAAGTAATTATTGATGTTTCTATTATTTCAGTTGAGTTAAACAATGAATACAAGCAAGGTGTTGATTGGAGTAAATTTGAACTTGGGTTTAATACATACATTGGTAATTCAAGAAACAATCCGAGCTCAAGTGCTACTTGGACAAATAAGGGAAATAGCCTAAGTGATGGATTTGGACGTACATTAAATATTGCAGCTAATTTAAATTTTAGCCTTGATGGAATGATAAATTTTCTTGAAACAAATGGAAAGACAAAGGTTATATCAAGTCCAAAAGTGACAACACTTAATAATCAACAAGCTCTAATCTCAGTTGGTGATAACATAAACTACCGTGTTCAACAAAAGACTGACAATGGAAACAGCAATAGTGATAGGCTAACAACTACCTACAAACAATACTCTGTTTTTATTGGCATATTATTAAATTTATTACCAGAAGTCTCTGATAACAACAAAATCATGCTTCGAATCAATCCATCGCTTAGTAACTTTAAATATGCTGAAGACGACACAAGACAAAATGCGTTAAGAGAGATCGCTCCAGATACGGTACAAAAGAAGCTTTCAACTGTTGTTCAAGTTGATAGCGGTGATACTATTATCCTTGGTGGATTAATAGGTCAGACAAAGGGTAAAAATAATACTTCTGTACCTCTTCTTTCTGATATCCCACTTATAGGTGGTGTCTTTAAAAGTACAAGAGACAATATAAAAACAACAGAGCTTATCTTTGTCATCACTCCTCATGTGGTTGATTTTGACAAAAAAAAGCCACTTAATCAATCATTAAAAGACTTAGGTTTTTCTAAAACGATCTATGAATAA